The Anopheles coluzzii chromosome 2, AcolN3, whole genome shotgun sequence genome window below encodes:
- the LOC120953888 gene encoding uncharacterized protein LOC120953888 isoform X1: MTRERQNAGKKTFSAEHNQLLVLKLVEHIDDPCSEQERWENIAEEIMFETGENYPWRTVRMHYKQRIVSHLKEYTDDQRMIDRLQYPFLDRVYKLRVQYQVSALVLQDPAIIARNKLIIKYEIDPRFDADVVKVFKRYHTSSMQICINVQDPAYELSERWQKFLLKPTKSRHRLKMAMCGDLWFSKFPAYMNRTVRKAPVAVTQQSSQESCSSSVILLDNVPVRIEECTSPAPPAPFSPRQLLSFESLDCDTLVLQMLDIHGNMNDSPESVQGNGNVDKPIDANVPPPSTHPSDSSVSTSEEPQETFYPMPDCVFDSTDSEDEDEDMRNKSHEPVLHGNADKSVPIDANVPLPSTHPSDGDVSSSEELQESFCPMPDCVFDSTDSEQEDEDMRNESHEPVANGNVDKSVPIDSDVPPPSTHPSDGSVSSSEELQESFVRMPDCVFDSTDSEEEDEDMRTESHEPVVNGNVDEPVPNGANVPPPSTHPSDGNVSPSKEQADSSHRISDCVLDSTDIESAGEEQQEKNLPKPRSSTASSIESDTNSVRTVIFNGTAASPNTEHHSSGNDDRQTEPALPAAPLPNRIDITTLFQYEAVLGPHLKRKKNVYDSIRSWMPLLFIKPTDSYVPAVSLFAKLTLLQRIATDMNLILNPTVRVEDLMPIILRILCGARESQ, encoded by the exons ATGACCCGCGAAAG ACAAAATGCTGGAAAGAAGACATTTTCTGCAGAGCACAATCAACTCCTGGTGCTGAAGCTGGTGGAACACATCGACGATCCTTGCAGCGAGCAAGAACGATGGGAAAACATTGCCGAAGAAATTATG TTTGAAACGGGCGAAAACTATCCCTGGAGAACAGTACGCATGCATTATAAACAACGAATTGTAAGCCATCTGAAAGAATACACTGATGATCAGCGAATGATCGATCGGCTCCAGTACCCGTTTCTCGACCGAGTGTACAAATTGCGCGTGCAGTATCAGGTCTCCGCGTTGGTCCTCCAGGATCCCGCCATTATAGCGCGCAACAAGCTAATCATCAAGTACGAAATCGATCCACGATTCGACGCGGATGTGGTGAAAGTGTTCAAGCGCTACCACACGTCCAGCATGCAGATATGCATAAACGTGCAAGATCCCGCGTATGAGCTGTCGGAACGTTGGCAAAAGTTTCTGCTCAAACCGACCAAGTCAAGACACCGGCTAAAGATGGCAATGTGCGGTGATTTATGGTTTTCAAAGTTTCCTGCTTATATGAATAGGACGGTACGAAAAGCACCCGTAGCTGTCACACAACAATCGTCGCAGGAATCTTGCTCGTCATCGGTGATACTGCTGGACAATGTTCCGGTACGGATAGAG gAATGTACTTCACCAGCTCCTCCTGCACCGTTTTCACCTCGCCAACTGTTGAGCTTTGAGTCGTTGGACTGTGATACACTGGTGCTGCAGATGTTGGATATACATGGAAAT ATGAATGATTCTCCCGAATCGGTTCAGGGCAATGGTAACGTGGATAAACCAATTGATGCGAATGTCCCTCCACCATCGACACATCCTAGCGATAGCAGCGTATCCACGTCTGAAGAACCACAGGAGACTTTCTATCCTATGCCAGAT TGTGTGTTCGATTCAACGGACAGTGAAGACGAAGATGAAGAT atgCGGAATAAATCCCACGAACCAGTTCTCCATGGCAACGCGGATAAATCTGTACCAATTGATGCGAATGTCCCTCTGCCATCGACACATCCTAGCGATGGCGATGTATCCTCGTCTGAAGAACTACAGGAGAGTTTCTGTCCTATGCCAGAT TGTGTGTTCGATTCAACTGACAGTGAACAAGAAGATGAAGAT ATGCGGAATGAATCTCACGAACCAGTTGCCAATGGCAACGTAGATAAATCCGTCCCGATTGATTCCGATGTCCCTCCGCCATCGACACACCCAAGCGATGGCAGTGTATCCTCGTCTGAAGAACTACAGGAGAGTTTCGTTCGGATGCCAGAT tgtgtgtttgattcaacagacagtgaagaagaagatgaagat ATGCGGACTGAATCTCACGAACCAGTTGTCAATGGCAACGTGGATGAACCTGTCCCGAATGGTGCGAATGTTCCTCCGCCCTCGACACATCCTAGCGATGGCAATGTATCCCCGTCTAAAGAACAAGCGGATAGTTCGCATCGCATATCAGAT TGTGTGTTGGATTCAACAGATATTGAATCCGCGGGGGAAGAGcaacaggaaaaaaat CTTCCAAAACCGCGATCCAGCACGGCATCAAGTATTGAAAGTGATACAAACTCAGTTAGAACGGTAATATTTAACGGAACGGCGGCTTCTCCT AACACAGAACACCACAGTTCGGGCAATGATGATAGGCAAACTGAACCGGCGCTTCCGGCCGCTCCACTACCGAACCGCATTGATATAACCACTCTCTTCCAATATGAGGCGGTACTGGGACCACATCttaagaggaagaaaaacgtGTACGACTCGATACGCAGCTGGATGCCGCTGCTATTTATTAAACCTACCGATTCGTACGTGCCAGCGGTGTCGTTGTTCGCCAAGCTCACCCTACTGCAGCGAATAGCGACAGACATGAACCTTATTCTAAACCCAACCGTCCGTGTTGAGGATCTTATGCCGATCATTTTGCGTATTTTGTGCGGTGCGCGTGAATCGCAATAG
- the LOC120953888 gene encoding uncharacterized protein LOC120953888 isoform X2, whose product MTRERQNAGKKTFSAEHNQLLVLKLVEHIDDPCSEQERWENIAEEIMFETGENYPWRTVRMHYKQRIVSHLKEYTDDQRMIDRLQYPFLDRVYKLRVQYQVSALVLQDPAIIARNKLIIKYEIDPRFDADVVKVFKRYHTSSMQICINVQDPAYELSERWQKFLLKPTKSRHRLKMAMCGDLWFSKFPAYMNRTVRKAPVAVTQQSSQESCSSSVILLDNVPVRIEECTSPAPPAPFSPRQLLSFESLDCDTLVLQMLDIHGNMNDSPESVQGNGNVDKPIDANVPPPSTHPSDSSVSTSEEPQETFYPMPDCVFDSTDSEDEDEDMRNKSHEPVLHGNADKSVPIDANVPLPSTHPSDGDVSSSEELQESFCPMPDCVFDSTDSEQEDEDMRTESHEPVVNGNVDEPVPNGANVPPPSTHPSDGNVSPSKEQADSSHRISDCVLDSTDIESAGEEQQEKNLPKPRSSTASSIESDTNSVRTVIFNGTAASPNTEHHSSGNDDRQTEPALPAAPLPNRIDITTLFQYEAVLGPHLKRKKNVYDSIRSWMPLLFIKPTDSYVPAVSLFAKLTLLQRIATDMNLILNPTVRVEDLMPIILRILCGARESQ is encoded by the exons ATGACCCGCGAAAG ACAAAATGCTGGAAAGAAGACATTTTCTGCAGAGCACAATCAACTCCTGGTGCTGAAGCTGGTGGAACACATCGACGATCCTTGCAGCGAGCAAGAACGATGGGAAAACATTGCCGAAGAAATTATG TTTGAAACGGGCGAAAACTATCCCTGGAGAACAGTACGCATGCATTATAAACAACGAATTGTAAGCCATCTGAAAGAATACACTGATGATCAGCGAATGATCGATCGGCTCCAGTACCCGTTTCTCGACCGAGTGTACAAATTGCGCGTGCAGTATCAGGTCTCCGCGTTGGTCCTCCAGGATCCCGCCATTATAGCGCGCAACAAGCTAATCATCAAGTACGAAATCGATCCACGATTCGACGCGGATGTGGTGAAAGTGTTCAAGCGCTACCACACGTCCAGCATGCAGATATGCATAAACGTGCAAGATCCCGCGTATGAGCTGTCGGAACGTTGGCAAAAGTTTCTGCTCAAACCGACCAAGTCAAGACACCGGCTAAAGATGGCAATGTGCGGTGATTTATGGTTTTCAAAGTTTCCTGCTTATATGAATAGGACGGTACGAAAAGCACCCGTAGCTGTCACACAACAATCGTCGCAGGAATCTTGCTCGTCATCGGTGATACTGCTGGACAATGTTCCGGTACGGATAGAG gAATGTACTTCACCAGCTCCTCCTGCACCGTTTTCACCTCGCCAACTGTTGAGCTTTGAGTCGTTGGACTGTGATACACTGGTGCTGCAGATGTTGGATATACATGGAAAT ATGAATGATTCTCCCGAATCGGTTCAGGGCAATGGTAACGTGGATAAACCAATTGATGCGAATGTCCCTCCACCATCGACACATCCTAGCGATAGCAGCGTATCCACGTCTGAAGAACCACAGGAGACTTTCTATCCTATGCCAGAT TGTGTGTTCGATTCAACGGACAGTGAAGACGAAGATGAAGAT atgCGGAATAAATCCCACGAACCAGTTCTCCATGGCAACGCGGATAAATCTGTACCAATTGATGCGAATGTCCCTCTGCCATCGACACATCCTAGCGATGGCGATGTATCCTCGTCTGAAGAACTACAGGAGAGTTTCTGTCCTATGCCAGAT TGTGTGTTCGATTCAACTGACAGTGAACAAGAAGATGAAGAT ATGCGGACTGAATCTCACGAACCAGTTGTCAATGGCAACGTGGATGAACCTGTCCCGAATGGTGCGAATGTTCCTCCGCCCTCGACACATCCTAGCGATGGCAATGTATCCCCGTCTAAAGAACAAGCGGATAGTTCGCATCGCATATCAGAT TGTGTGTTGGATTCAACAGATATTGAATCCGCGGGGGAAGAGcaacaggaaaaaaat CTTCCAAAACCGCGATCCAGCACGGCATCAAGTATTGAAAGTGATACAAACTCAGTTAGAACGGTAATATTTAACGGAACGGCGGCTTCTCCT AACACAGAACACCACAGTTCGGGCAATGATGATAGGCAAACTGAACCGGCGCTTCCGGCCGCTCCACTACCGAACCGCATTGATATAACCACTCTCTTCCAATATGAGGCGGTACTGGGACCACATCttaagaggaagaaaaacgtGTACGACTCGATACGCAGCTGGATGCCGCTGCTATTTATTAAACCTACCGATTCGTACGTGCCAGCGGTGTCGTTGTTCGCCAAGCTCACCCTACTGCAGCGAATAGCGACAGACATGAACCTTATTCTAAACCCAACCGTCCGTGTTGAGGATCTTATGCCGATCATTTTGCGTATTTTGTGCGGTGCGCGTGAATCGCAATAG
- the LOC120953888 gene encoding uncharacterized protein LOC120953888 isoform X3, protein MTRERQNAGKKTFSAEHNQLLVLKLVEHIDDPCSEQERWENIAEEIMFETGENYPWRTVRMHYKQRIVSHLKEYTDDQRMIDRLQYPFLDRVYKLRVQYQVSALVLQDPAIIARNKLIIKYEIDPRFDADVVKVFKRYHTSSMQICINVQDPAYELSERWQKFLLKPTKSRHRLKMAMCGDLWFSKFPAYMNRTVRKAPVAVTQQSSQESCSSSVILLDNVPVRIEECTSPAPPAPFSPRQLLSFESLDCDTLVLQMLDIHGNMNDSPESVQGNGNVDKPIDANVPPPSTHPSDSSVSTSEEPQETFYPMPDCVFDSTDSEDEDEDMRNESHEPVANGNVDKSVPIDSDVPPPSTHPSDGSVSSSEELQESFVRMPDCVFDSTDSEEEDEDMRTESHEPVVNGNVDEPVPNGANVPPPSTHPSDGNVSPSKEQADSSHRISDCVLDSTDIESAGEEQQEKNLPKPRSSTASSIESDTNSVRTVIFNGTAASPNTEHHSSGNDDRQTEPALPAAPLPNRIDITTLFQYEAVLGPHLKRKKNVYDSIRSWMPLLFIKPTDSYVPAVSLFAKLTLLQRIATDMNLILNPTVRVEDLMPIILRILCGARESQ, encoded by the exons ATGACCCGCGAAAG ACAAAATGCTGGAAAGAAGACATTTTCTGCAGAGCACAATCAACTCCTGGTGCTGAAGCTGGTGGAACACATCGACGATCCTTGCAGCGAGCAAGAACGATGGGAAAACATTGCCGAAGAAATTATG TTTGAAACGGGCGAAAACTATCCCTGGAGAACAGTACGCATGCATTATAAACAACGAATTGTAAGCCATCTGAAAGAATACACTGATGATCAGCGAATGATCGATCGGCTCCAGTACCCGTTTCTCGACCGAGTGTACAAATTGCGCGTGCAGTATCAGGTCTCCGCGTTGGTCCTCCAGGATCCCGCCATTATAGCGCGCAACAAGCTAATCATCAAGTACGAAATCGATCCACGATTCGACGCGGATGTGGTGAAAGTGTTCAAGCGCTACCACACGTCCAGCATGCAGATATGCATAAACGTGCAAGATCCCGCGTATGAGCTGTCGGAACGTTGGCAAAAGTTTCTGCTCAAACCGACCAAGTCAAGACACCGGCTAAAGATGGCAATGTGCGGTGATTTATGGTTTTCAAAGTTTCCTGCTTATATGAATAGGACGGTACGAAAAGCACCCGTAGCTGTCACACAACAATCGTCGCAGGAATCTTGCTCGTCATCGGTGATACTGCTGGACAATGTTCCGGTACGGATAGAG gAATGTACTTCACCAGCTCCTCCTGCACCGTTTTCACCTCGCCAACTGTTGAGCTTTGAGTCGTTGGACTGTGATACACTGGTGCTGCAGATGTTGGATATACATGGAAAT ATGAATGATTCTCCCGAATCGGTTCAGGGCAATGGTAACGTGGATAAACCAATTGATGCGAATGTCCCTCCACCATCGACACATCCTAGCGATAGCAGCGTATCCACGTCTGAAGAACCACAGGAGACTTTCTATCCTATGCCAGAT TGTGTGTTCGATTCAACGGACAGTGAAGACGAAGATGAAGAT ATGCGGAATGAATCTCACGAACCAGTTGCCAATGGCAACGTAGATAAATCCGTCCCGATTGATTCCGATGTCCCTCCGCCATCGACACACCCAAGCGATGGCAGTGTATCCTCGTCTGAAGAACTACAGGAGAGTTTCGTTCGGATGCCAGAT tgtgtgtttgattcaacagacagtgaagaagaagatgaagat ATGCGGACTGAATCTCACGAACCAGTTGTCAATGGCAACGTGGATGAACCTGTCCCGAATGGTGCGAATGTTCCTCCGCCCTCGACACATCCTAGCGATGGCAATGTATCCCCGTCTAAAGAACAAGCGGATAGTTCGCATCGCATATCAGAT TGTGTGTTGGATTCAACAGATATTGAATCCGCGGGGGAAGAGcaacaggaaaaaaat CTTCCAAAACCGCGATCCAGCACGGCATCAAGTATTGAAAGTGATACAAACTCAGTTAGAACGGTAATATTTAACGGAACGGCGGCTTCTCCT AACACAGAACACCACAGTTCGGGCAATGATGATAGGCAAACTGAACCGGCGCTTCCGGCCGCTCCACTACCGAACCGCATTGATATAACCACTCTCTTCCAATATGAGGCGGTACTGGGACCACATCttaagaggaagaaaaacgtGTACGACTCGATACGCAGCTGGATGCCGCTGCTATTTATTAAACCTACCGATTCGTACGTGCCAGCGGTGTCGTTGTTCGCCAAGCTCACCCTACTGCAGCGAATAGCGACAGACATGAACCTTATTCTAAACCCAACCGTCCGTGTTGAGGATCTTATGCCGATCATTTTGCGTATTTTGTGCGGTGCGCGTGAATCGCAATAG
- the LOC120953888 gene encoding uncharacterized protein LOC120953888 isoform X4 — MTRERQNAGKKTFSAEHNQLLVLKLVEHIDDPCSEQERWENIAEEIMFETGENYPWRTVRMHYKQRIVSHLKEYTDDQRMIDRLQYPFLDRVYKLRVQYQVSALVLQDPAIIARNKLIIKYEIDPRFDADVVKVFKRYHTSSMQICINVQDPAYELSERWQKFLLKPTKSRHRLKMAMCGDLWFSKFPAYMNRTVRKAPVAVTQQSSQESCSSSVILLDNVPVRIEECTSPAPPAPFSPRQLLSFESLDCDTLVLQMLDIHGNMNDSPESVQGNGNVDKPIDANVPPPSTHPSDSSVSTSEEPQETFYPMPDCVFDSTDSEQEDEDMRNESHEPVANGNVDKSVPIDSDVPPPSTHPSDGSVSSSEELQESFVRMPDCVFDSTDSEEEDEDMRTESHEPVVNGNVDEPVPNGANVPPPSTHPSDGNVSPSKEQADSSHRISDCVLDSTDIESAGEEQQEKNLPKPRSSTASSIESDTNSVRTVIFNGTAASPNTEHHSSGNDDRQTEPALPAAPLPNRIDITTLFQYEAVLGPHLKRKKNVYDSIRSWMPLLFIKPTDSYVPAVSLFAKLTLLQRIATDMNLILNPTVRVEDLMPIILRILCGARESQ, encoded by the exons ATGACCCGCGAAAG ACAAAATGCTGGAAAGAAGACATTTTCTGCAGAGCACAATCAACTCCTGGTGCTGAAGCTGGTGGAACACATCGACGATCCTTGCAGCGAGCAAGAACGATGGGAAAACATTGCCGAAGAAATTATG TTTGAAACGGGCGAAAACTATCCCTGGAGAACAGTACGCATGCATTATAAACAACGAATTGTAAGCCATCTGAAAGAATACACTGATGATCAGCGAATGATCGATCGGCTCCAGTACCCGTTTCTCGACCGAGTGTACAAATTGCGCGTGCAGTATCAGGTCTCCGCGTTGGTCCTCCAGGATCCCGCCATTATAGCGCGCAACAAGCTAATCATCAAGTACGAAATCGATCCACGATTCGACGCGGATGTGGTGAAAGTGTTCAAGCGCTACCACACGTCCAGCATGCAGATATGCATAAACGTGCAAGATCCCGCGTATGAGCTGTCGGAACGTTGGCAAAAGTTTCTGCTCAAACCGACCAAGTCAAGACACCGGCTAAAGATGGCAATGTGCGGTGATTTATGGTTTTCAAAGTTTCCTGCTTATATGAATAGGACGGTACGAAAAGCACCCGTAGCTGTCACACAACAATCGTCGCAGGAATCTTGCTCGTCATCGGTGATACTGCTGGACAATGTTCCGGTACGGATAGAG gAATGTACTTCACCAGCTCCTCCTGCACCGTTTTCACCTCGCCAACTGTTGAGCTTTGAGTCGTTGGACTGTGATACACTGGTGCTGCAGATGTTGGATATACATGGAAAT ATGAATGATTCTCCCGAATCGGTTCAGGGCAATGGTAACGTGGATAAACCAATTGATGCGAATGTCCCTCCACCATCGACACATCCTAGCGATAGCAGCGTATCCACGTCTGAAGAACCACAGGAGACTTTCTATCCTATGCCAGAT TGTGTGTTCGATTCAACTGACAGTGAACAAGAAGATGAAGAT ATGCGGAATGAATCTCACGAACCAGTTGCCAATGGCAACGTAGATAAATCCGTCCCGATTGATTCCGATGTCCCTCCGCCATCGACACACCCAAGCGATGGCAGTGTATCCTCGTCTGAAGAACTACAGGAGAGTTTCGTTCGGATGCCAGAT tgtgtgtttgattcaacagacagtgaagaagaagatgaagat ATGCGGACTGAATCTCACGAACCAGTTGTCAATGGCAACGTGGATGAACCTGTCCCGAATGGTGCGAATGTTCCTCCGCCCTCGACACATCCTAGCGATGGCAATGTATCCCCGTCTAAAGAACAAGCGGATAGTTCGCATCGCATATCAGAT TGTGTGTTGGATTCAACAGATATTGAATCCGCGGGGGAAGAGcaacaggaaaaaaat CTTCCAAAACCGCGATCCAGCACGGCATCAAGTATTGAAAGTGATACAAACTCAGTTAGAACGGTAATATTTAACGGAACGGCGGCTTCTCCT AACACAGAACACCACAGTTCGGGCAATGATGATAGGCAAACTGAACCGGCGCTTCCGGCCGCTCCACTACCGAACCGCATTGATATAACCACTCTCTTCCAATATGAGGCGGTACTGGGACCACATCttaagaggaagaaaaacgtGTACGACTCGATACGCAGCTGGATGCCGCTGCTATTTATTAAACCTACCGATTCGTACGTGCCAGCGGTGTCGTTGTTCGCCAAGCTCACCCTACTGCAGCGAATAGCGACAGACATGAACCTTATTCTAAACCCAACCGTCCGTGTTGAGGATCTTATGCCGATCATTTTGCGTATTTTGTGCGGTGCGCGTGAATCGCAATAG
- the LOC120953894 gene encoding superoxide dismutase [Cu-Zn] isoform X1, protein MRRCPAVVGTLCLVVGLCGLSSVTGQSAIVGRLTDDVEFIDPTVGLGPGGTASGIPLGPGGFRGFEILPRPEPSWKVGATLVADNPEQQIMGTISFRQWAPGHVQTAINVTGLPVGKHAVHVHAFGDMREGCKSTGPHFRSSIIGNIEVKEDGNAMIDFHSPYINLFGFAGIVGRSIVIHEKPSEVYRFPDLSINNPISFQGEEDTVGARIACGLITILDNVAP, encoded by the exons ATGCGAAGGTGTCCTGCCGTAGTTGGAACACTCTGTCTGGTGGTTGGACTCTGTGGTTTGAGTTCGGTTACTGGCCAGTCGGCGATCGTTGGACGGCTTACGGATGATGTGGAGTTTATCGATCCAACTGTTGGGCTGGGACCGGGCGGTACCGCCAGTGGCATCCCGCTAGGACCTGGCGGTTTCCGTGGTTTCGAAATCCTTCCCAGA ccggaACCTTCGTGGAAGGTGGGCGCAACACTGGTAGCGGACAATCCGGAGCAGCAGATCATGGGAACGATTTCCTTCCGCCAGTGGGCACCGGGTCACGTGCAGACGGCGATCAATGTTACGGGGCTGCCGGTGGGGAAGCACGCCGTCCATGTGCACGCGTTCGGCGATATGCGCGAGGGATGCAAATCGACCGGACCGCACTTTCGCAGCAGCATT ATCGGTAACATCGAGGTAAAGGAGGACGGCAACGCGATGATCGACTTCCACAGCCCGTACATCAATCTGTTCGGGTTTGCGGGCATCGTCGGGCGCTCGATCGTGATACACGAGAAACCGTCCGAGGTCTACCGGTTTCCGGACCTGTCCATTAACAACCCGATCTCCTTCCAGGGCGAGGAGGACACGGTCGGTGCGCGGATTGCCTGCGGGCTCATCACGATTCTCGATAATGTTGCTCCCTAG
- the LOC120953888 gene encoding uncharacterized protein LOC120953888 isoform X5, with protein MTRERQNAGKKTFSAEHNQLLVLKLVEHIDDPCSEQERWENIAEEIMFETGENYPWRTVRMHYKQRIVSHLKEYTDDQRMIDRLQYPFLDRVYKLRVQYQVSALVLQDPAIIARNKLIIKYEIDPRFDADVVKVFKRYHTSSMQICINVQDPAYELSERWQKFLLKPTKSRHRLKMAMCGDLWFSKFPAYMNRTVRKAPVAVTQQSSQESCSSSVILLDNVPVRIEECTSPAPPAPFSPRQLLSFESLDCDTLVLQMLDIHGNMNDSPESVQGNGNVDKPIDANVPPPSTHPSDSSVSTSEEPQETFYPMPDCVFDSTDSEDEDEDMRTESHEPVVNGNVDEPVPNGANVPPPSTHPSDGNVSPSKEQADSSHRISDCVLDSTDIESAGEEQQEKNLPKPRSSTASSIESDTNSVRTVIFNGTAASPNTEHHSSGNDDRQTEPALPAAPLPNRIDITTLFQYEAVLGPHLKRKKNVYDSIRSWMPLLFIKPTDSYVPAVSLFAKLTLLQRIATDMNLILNPTVRVEDLMPIILRILCGARESQ; from the exons ATGACCCGCGAAAG ACAAAATGCTGGAAAGAAGACATTTTCTGCAGAGCACAATCAACTCCTGGTGCTGAAGCTGGTGGAACACATCGACGATCCTTGCAGCGAGCAAGAACGATGGGAAAACATTGCCGAAGAAATTATG TTTGAAACGGGCGAAAACTATCCCTGGAGAACAGTACGCATGCATTATAAACAACGAATTGTAAGCCATCTGAAAGAATACACTGATGATCAGCGAATGATCGATCGGCTCCAGTACCCGTTTCTCGACCGAGTGTACAAATTGCGCGTGCAGTATCAGGTCTCCGCGTTGGTCCTCCAGGATCCCGCCATTATAGCGCGCAACAAGCTAATCATCAAGTACGAAATCGATCCACGATTCGACGCGGATGTGGTGAAAGTGTTCAAGCGCTACCACACGTCCAGCATGCAGATATGCATAAACGTGCAAGATCCCGCGTATGAGCTGTCGGAACGTTGGCAAAAGTTTCTGCTCAAACCGACCAAGTCAAGACACCGGCTAAAGATGGCAATGTGCGGTGATTTATGGTTTTCAAAGTTTCCTGCTTATATGAATAGGACGGTACGAAAAGCACCCGTAGCTGTCACACAACAATCGTCGCAGGAATCTTGCTCGTCATCGGTGATACTGCTGGACAATGTTCCGGTACGGATAGAG gAATGTACTTCACCAGCTCCTCCTGCACCGTTTTCACCTCGCCAACTGTTGAGCTTTGAGTCGTTGGACTGTGATACACTGGTGCTGCAGATGTTGGATATACATGGAAAT ATGAATGATTCTCCCGAATCGGTTCAGGGCAATGGTAACGTGGATAAACCAATTGATGCGAATGTCCCTCCACCATCGACACATCCTAGCGATAGCAGCGTATCCACGTCTGAAGAACCACAGGAGACTTTCTATCCTATGCCAGAT TGTGTGTTCGATTCAACGGACAGTGAAGACGAAGATGAAGAT ATGCGGACTGAATCTCACGAACCAGTTGTCAATGGCAACGTGGATGAACCTGTCCCGAATGGTGCGAATGTTCCTCCGCCCTCGACACATCCTAGCGATGGCAATGTATCCCCGTCTAAAGAACAAGCGGATAGTTCGCATCGCATATCAGAT TGTGTGTTGGATTCAACAGATATTGAATCCGCGGGGGAAGAGcaacaggaaaaaaat CTTCCAAAACCGCGATCCAGCACGGCATCAAGTATTGAAAGTGATACAAACTCAGTTAGAACGGTAATATTTAACGGAACGGCGGCTTCTCCT AACACAGAACACCACAGTTCGGGCAATGATGATAGGCAAACTGAACCGGCGCTTCCGGCCGCTCCACTACCGAACCGCATTGATATAACCACTCTCTTCCAATATGAGGCGGTACTGGGACCACATCttaagaggaagaaaaacgtGTACGACTCGATACGCAGCTGGATGCCGCTGCTATTTATTAAACCTACCGATTCGTACGTGCCAGCGGTGTCGTTGTTCGCCAAGCTCACCCTACTGCAGCGAATAGCGACAGACATGAACCTTATTCTAAACCCAACCGTCCGTGTTGAGGATCTTATGCCGATCATTTTGCGTATTTTGTGCGGTGCGCGTGAATCGCAATAG
- the LOC120953894 gene encoding superoxide dismutase [Cu-Zn] isoform X2, whose protein sequence is MTATPEPSWKVGATLVADNPEQQIMGTISFRQWAPGHVQTAINVTGLPVGKHAVHVHAFGDMREGCKSTGPHFRSSIIGNIEVKEDGNAMIDFHSPYINLFGFAGIVGRSIVIHEKPSEVYRFPDLSINNPISFQGEEDTVGARIACGLITILDNVAP, encoded by the exons ATGACGGCCACC ccggaACCTTCGTGGAAGGTGGGCGCAACACTGGTAGCGGACAATCCGGAGCAGCAGATCATGGGAACGATTTCCTTCCGCCAGTGGGCACCGGGTCACGTGCAGACGGCGATCAATGTTACGGGGCTGCCGGTGGGGAAGCACGCCGTCCATGTGCACGCGTTCGGCGATATGCGCGAGGGATGCAAATCGACCGGACCGCACTTTCGCAGCAGCATT ATCGGTAACATCGAGGTAAAGGAGGACGGCAACGCGATGATCGACTTCCACAGCCCGTACATCAATCTGTTCGGGTTTGCGGGCATCGTCGGGCGCTCGATCGTGATACACGAGAAACCGTCCGAGGTCTACCGGTTTCCGGACCTGTCCATTAACAACCCGATCTCCTTCCAGGGCGAGGAGGACACGGTCGGTGCGCGGATTGCCTGCGGGCTCATCACGATTCTCGATAATGTTGCTCCCTAG